The Setaria viridis chromosome 2, Setaria_viridis_v4.0, whole genome shotgun sequence DNA window GCCTAGATACCTCCTCAGGCCCTTAAAAAAATGTGGACGGAAATGTCACCATGCTTGTCAAAAGTAGCCACACTTACATTCCTAGTCAGAACATTATGAAAAGATATAATGTTACCTTTCTGTTGATCTAGAGTACCAGGGAACTGCTGCTTCACAAAACTCTGGAGATTTGGAGATTCATATTTCCCTGCATTTGGAGGAACATCAATTATCAAAAAATCATTAGTGAAAAAGGTAAGGGCAATATGAGATCTCTTTCCCTCTTCACCAACATAACAGAGTGAAACAACACAGGAAAATTAATGATAATACAGGTCATAGTATATCTATCAAATATCATGGAAGGGTATGACATCAAGTATTGGATTTCCTTTCTTCAAGTTTCTTGTGGGCAAGAAAAAACTAAGCAGCACAAAAAGgtaaaagaaacaaagcatTTGTCTAAAAGTGGTGCTGACTGTTGCAGACAGGAAGAATGCTAAATAATACGTTGGAGAAAATCTACAGAAAGCTAAAAGTGCAGATAAGCAAGGATTTAAGTAACAATTACGAGAAAGAACATACCAATTTTCTTGACTGGTCGGAGGCCGGCctttctttcctcctcttctttctttttgagaACTTAATTGAATACATATTAAACATATCAGTGGAGAAACACACAAGTTAATGCCCATTAAGTAAACAACAAGATGGAGTCATGAATAACCAAGACTAATGTAGAACTAAATATGCtgcatcttgatcttgaagAAACAACAATTCAGTAAAGAGGTTGTCACACCACAACAGGAGCAAACGGATGCCGGTATGAATAAGATCTTAAACTGCAGTGCAActagaatgaaaaaaaaatcacaatgcAATATGTATCCAGTAAATAACTTTAAGGTCATTGTAGTCTCCCCCAATCCCCTATTTTCCACTACATTGATGGCAGGATTGCAAAATTTTGCAGTGGCAAATAAGGAATTGCCCAATACCATAAATCAGCAAGCTAGGATGTACCTCATAAAACATGTCAGATTCTTGCTCAACAGCATGCATAATGGACGGTGAGGCTTACTAATGAAAGCATAGGTGATTTTACAAGTAGGAAACATCAGATACATACGTTCAATGTTTTGCTTGACACGTTCACGTCTCGCCTCCAGCTCAGCCAATTCCTAAATGAGAAAATGGCGCAGCGATACATCAGCATCAGATGCAATGAGCAAGTTGCTCTCCTTGCTAAGTTTGAATTGATAATAATAAAAGCAAAAAATTGAAGAACAATGCCGGTGTCATGCTTCTGCTCTTACTTCTGGCGTTGGAGCTTTCTTCCTTTGGCCATTCAACCAGCAAATCCACTCGACTACAACAAGCACGACATAGCTATGAGATGCTGTTTACACACTCAACAATAGAATTTAGAATCAAGGCCACAATCCATACATGCCTGCAAAAACGTAGTGGCATACCAGTTAATTGGGAATTTTCAGTCAAACAACAAATCCTCACCGGACAAATGGAGCAGGAAGGGAGGTAGGTAACCTGGAACGGTGGTCGAGTCCTGGTCGGCGCCCTTGAACTCCACCCACCGCCTCTCCTTCACTGTTCCCGTGTTCCGCCGTCGAGAATgacaacaacaagaagaagcaaCACCGAGATTTGCTTAGCCCAATTCATGTGCCTTCTGCCCTCCTCCTTTTTCAGAGGAGATCAAGAGCGGAGAAACTAGAAGCAATTTCGTGCCAGTAGGGGGGAGcaggggagaggaaggggacACGTACTGGCGCCGTCGACCTCCTCGACGCGGGTGAAGTAGCGGTTGCCGGTCTTGTCGACGCCCACCTGCGTCCGCGACTGGAACATCCCCAGTAGCCGCGAAACCAGCCGCTTCGACATCGCCGCTTTCGACTCTGCCCTGCTCCCGGCTTGCTCGAATAGGTCGCTGCTTCCCCCTCTTCGCCGCCTGCGGCTCGCCGGAACCGgtcgccacctccacctccgctggccgccgccggcttgcGTATCAGTCTGACCCACAGGCCACAGACCGACACCATCGCTCAACTGGGTGGGGGCCAAAGTGTCGAGCTGGGCCATGTTTGGGCCGTTCCAGAACAGGCCTTGCGGCCCGACACCACATCGCGGGACGTCGGGCAGATTGCTCCCCGCAGTCCCGCTTGATCGATCGTGCCATGGCGATTCTGCAGCTGAAGCGGCTCAaggcgatgcggcggcggcagcatctTCGCCGCCATCGAACCCAAGCCCGCGGTATGCTTCCTAGCCTCTGTCCCTTAGGGTTATTTCtaggtttttttttatctttgttcTCTTTGCGCGCGCGTGCCATGGCGTCTGTTCAGATTATTGCTCCGCAGTGACCACGCTTGGGGGAGATTGCCATGCTGTGCTTGGCTTCTCCAGATTATCACAGTTGAGAtgtttttcctcttttcaaCCAGTTGGGTGTCGTAAAATTGTTTGTGTTAGGCTTATGGCGCAAAAGCTCGATAGAGTAAACAAATCAGTGTACTGATCTATAAAAATCGGCGTGTTTgatttcatttttcttcttcggTTATTGGCTAAACTCTATGATAACTGTGATGCATCGCACCTCAGATGGATCGGTTGTTTCCGTGGCCACAAGAAAGGGCTTGCCTTGTGGTCAAGATGGTAAGTCTCGAGGAGGCAAAAGAACTAGATATTCAAGGCACACAATTCCTGAGGTAAGGCATAAATGTGAAACAATGTTTGCAACTTTTGGATGGCATTCGACATATATGTTCCCCAAACTTGCACATGAAGCTTACAAAGGGCAAATGGATATCATAACCTTTGTATGGAGAAAGCCAGATATCTCCAGCTGTTTATTTGCAGAATGTATGAAATCAAAATGTCTCTGCATcaaaaaatatttctttttcatgGTAGGCAATCTTGTGAGGTTTCCTTCAAGTTGTGCCACCATTTGAATCCAGTGTTCTCATGGTGCCAGAAGCTTTGAGAAATATTGGACGGAAACCTCAAAAAACTGTTTGGAATGCAGAAAAAAGGTTTTCATACATGAAGAAACAAATTAATATCATAACTCCTACTGAGAAATGCATACCTGCAAGTTTTATACATCCATCGTTTACAGTAGAATGCATGGCTTTAATCATCCAAACTTGAGGCGGTCAAGCATATCTGTTAGTTGAAATTTATTTGTCTTTTACTTAACGATTTTTTTTACTTCGAGATatataaaattttcaaaaaaatgtaCTGCAGCAAGCCCTGATAACACCTTCTGAAGTTGTCATACCCTTAAAGTGCAATTTGTTCTTAGCCTTCTTCTGCATCTAACACATGTAATCATTTGTCAGCATTATAGCAACTCTTAGGAAGTAAGTCCAGCGTATTATCATAAAAATGAAGTATGTTTCCTTGATACTTTTCACACCAATAAACATTCTTATGTGGTTCATAGCCTGAATGTCATCATCTACCAACAATACTACTCTGAACATGTGATGGCCACACAACTTTGCAAATGTGTCTAGTTACAGTAGCAGCGCTATCAGCATTGTGTTGTTCTCCATAGAGCACTTGAGACATTTTTTATTTCATACATGAACTTCATGTTGGTTTAACCTTCCTATTGAAGTAACCATGAGCTTGTACAGTTTCATCAATGGAAATTTCTCCTATGGTTGTGTTTGCAGGTTGCTTCATATACATTCTTTATTGCCACTTCGAGATGCTGCCCGTGCTGCTTCTGTATCTCGCGCATTTGTAAATTCCTGGAGGTGTCATCCTAACCTCTACTTCAGTATGAAAACTCTCGGGTTGAATGCAACCCTACATGGACATGATAAAACAGAAgacaaattcattaaaattatTTATCACATTCTGAAAATGCACTCAGGTAGTGGCTTGAAGACATTTGGGCTTGAAATATATGGTCATTACAACTCCTGTCATCTCGATAGCTGGCTTCACCTTGCTCTTACATCAGGGCTTGAAGAACTCATCCTTAAGTTGGGAATGCCAAATTACAACTTTCCATGCTCACTTTTACCTGGCAAGAGTAGAGACTCGATAAGGAATCTTTGCCTTAGCTTCTGCACCTTTCGTCCTACGGCTAGACTTAGCTTGAGAAGCCTGAAGAAGTTATATCTTAGTTATGAGTACCACGGGTGATGAGTTAGGGTTCCCTTCCTTCTATCAGATTCTTTTGCTTTGGAGAGGCTGGAACTCCTGCACTGCAGTGACATATTTCACCTGAAGATACCTTACGTGCGGCAGCGGCTCAGCCACCTGGAGGTGAAAGCATGCCATAGTCTGAAGGTGACAGAAATCAAAGCTCCAAATCTGTCCACTTTTCTTTTCAAAGGCAATGACATTGTACAACACTCGCTGGGAGAAGCATGCCAAGTGACAAACCTATACATGTCTTGTTACGATGCCATCCATTTTGCTCGTGTCGACCTTCCGCTCATCGCACCAAATCTCGAAATTCTTACCATTGAGTCACCCAGCGAGGTACACTCTAAAACTTATCGCCACTGTAGACTAGAAACAAGCATATAGTGGTAACAAAGCAGTCTTTATTACTTGGAACTAACTTGAGAACCTTTATGCAGGAGGTCAGTAATATAGCAATTCTACCCAGCACATTCCACAACCTGAAGTACTTGGATGTTTGTGTTCCTGGAGAATTCGTTGTCCCAGACTATGATTACTTTTCTCTGGTTTCTTTTCTTGATGCTTCTCCTTTCTTGGAGACTTTCATCTTGGATATATATGTAAGTAAATTTTCATATTGCAATTTGCAGACATACCTAATGACTAGTGAATCGACTCAAGTATCTTGCATTCTCTTATCTTTAGTTGCCAACGGTGTTTGAGGATCCTGAATCAGTTCTTGGAGAAGCCTCACATATGCGTCGGATGGCAGAAGTACACCATAGCAACCTCAAGAGGGTGAAGATCACCAATTTCCACCCCACGAAATGCCTGGTTGAACTGAACATGTCATATTCTTGAGACAGCGGCATCGCTTCAATGCCTTGCATTGGATACCTCTTGCTGTTGCGGCGAGAAGTCTTACAGCAAATCTGGCAAATGCTTCATCTTGGCTGTCGGAGCATACATCAAGGGGAAAGTTCCCTCTACAGCTAGGCTAGATTTTCCGAAGCCTTGTACGTACTTCAGATGTCAAGTTATCTTTTTGAGGAAACAGGAGCCCCTCTAGACGTCAAGTTATCATTGCTATAAAATGCTTAATAATGAGGTAATTTAAAATATGGCTTTTGTATCTGCTTGCTAAATTATCACTAGTCAAGTTCAGATGGCTTTTTTATCTGCGTCTTTGTTTGCCTCGTACTAGAATTTTAGTTTGGCTTTGGCAGCATTTCATGCACCACCTACATggatgcaatattttttttgttacttgTGTTTTCTAGACGTGCAATATCTATGACAAACATAAAATTTCTTTTCCACCTACCTTTTGCTCAAATAATTGCGGTCCTAGCCTTTTACACGTGGCCACAGCTCCGTGGTGTCATCAGTTATGCTGGTAACAAGAGTATGTCTTTACGCCAACACCATAGAGCAAGTGTACTCTATTCATATGCCGTCTTCGCCATACCGCACCGACGCAGggccgcaccgcaccgcacgcAAGTTGGTCGTCTGGTTTCGTCACCCACCGGGTCGCACGCACCACCGCCAGATCCAAACCTCCCCGGCACGAGACGAGGAGATCGGGATGGAGCTGGAGGTGGGGGCGCCTTCGCCGGCGAGGTACCTGCTGGGGGCGGCGATCATGATGGCCGGCGTGGTGCTGCCGCTGGCGTACATGATCTTCCGCAGCAAGcgctcgccgtcctcctcctcctcctccgccgccgccgggccctcctccttctccaagCAGACGTAGGTGTGCTCTGCCTCTCTTCCTTCCCGCGCATCTATCTACCCTgagacggagacggagacggcGGTGACCGTGCGTCAGGTCATT harbors:
- the LOC117845561 gene encoding uncharacterized protein isoform X2; translated protein: MELEVGAPSPARYLLGAAIMMAGVVLPLAYMIFRSKRSPSSSSSSAAAGPSSFSKQT
- the LOC117845561 gene encoding uncharacterized protein isoform X1 gives rise to the protein MELEVGAPSPARYLLGAAIMMAGVVLPLAYMIFRSKRSPSSSSSSAAAGPSSFSKQTNKGLI
- the LOC117845560 gene encoding uncharacterized protein isoform X2 encodes the protein MAQLDTLAPTQLSDGVGLWPVGQTDTQAGGGQRRWRWRPVPASRRRRRGGSSDLFEQAGSRAESKAAMSKRLVSRLLGMFQSRTQVGVDKTGNRYFTRVEEVDGAMKERRWVEFKGADQDSTTVPVEWICWLNGQRKKAPTPEELAELEARRERVKQNIERMYLMFPTCKITYAFISKPHRPLCMLLSKNLTCFMRYILAC
- the LOC117845560 gene encoding uncharacterized protein isoform X1, translating into MSKRLVSRLLGMFQSRTQVGVDKTGNRYFTRVEEVDGAMKERRWVEFKGADQDSTTVPVEWICWLNGQRKKAPTPEELAELEARRERVKQNIELLKKKEEEERKAGLRPVKKIGKYESPNLQSFVKQQFPGTLDQQKGPEEVSRPKDATDTEDSTTDNERTSEPTGTGATFKPGTWQPPT